A window of the Dongshaea marina genome harbors these coding sequences:
- the cyaB gene encoding class IV adenylate cyclase — MEDHFQGKYEVEFKYRVDELEPFALRLGEMGALPHVLDNHEHDLYFEQAEAGLNSRGISMSLRQMEPSGIKLWIVKGPEHSQCQATRIEDLKTAQNMLQTLGYRVAFEIEKERSLYFFGKFHITLDRLSGLGQFVELAVFCDDEAQLPGLRDELETLAVSLGLTREQREPCSYRQLLGF, encoded by the coding sequence ATGGAAGATCACTTTCAGGGGAAATATGAGGTCGAGTTCAAGTATCGTGTCGATGAGCTTGAGCCCTTCGCACTCAGGCTCGGTGAGATGGGGGCACTCCCGCATGTTTTGGATAACCATGAGCATGACCTCTACTTTGAGCAGGCCGAGGCTGGCTTGAACTCCAGAGGGATCAGCATGAGTCTTCGACAGATGGAGCCCAGTGGGATCAAGCTGTGGATCGTGAAGGGGCCGGAGCACTCTCAGTGCCAGGCGACCCGTATCGAGGATCTCAAGACGGCGCAGAACATGCTGCAGACCCTGGGCTATCGGGTTGCTTTTGAGATAGAAAAAGAGCGCAGCCTCTATTTTTTCGGAAAATTCCATATCACCCTGGACCGGCTGAGCGGACTTGGTCAATTCGTTGAACTTGCCGTGTTTTGCGATGATGAAGCCCAGTTACCTGGACTTAGGGATGAGCTCGAAACACTGGCTGTGAGTTTAGGACTGACCCGGGAGCAGCGCGAGCCTTGCTCCTATCGCCAGTTACTGGGTTTTTGA
- the rlmF gene encoding 23S rRNA (adenine(1618)-N(6))-methyltransferase RlmF has protein sequence MAKSGQGGELHPRNPHRGRYDLAALCRCCPELKSYLTVNPRGQQTIDFGDPRAVLCLNRALLAHHYGIQHWKIPEGYLCPPIPGRADYIHHAADLLAGQPQSCDPVRVLDIGTGANCIYPILGTQSYGWQCVASDIDPISIKNARAIVDANPALVGKIELRLQQHSGSIFKGIIKPGERYALTLCNPPFHASLAEAIAGNRRKWQNLSQDRAAKAKQKLNFGGQKAELWCPGGERAFLIKMAKESCDYASQVTWFTTLVSKSDNVRPLKRKLTQLGVKRLEVVKMSQGQKISRMLAWSFFSANSPD, from the coding sequence GTGGCGAAATCGGGTCAAGGGGGAGAGCTTCATCCCAGAAATCCTCACCGGGGACGATACGATCTGGCCGCACTGTGTCGCTGTTGTCCCGAGCTTAAATCTTATCTCACAGTCAACCCCAGGGGACAGCAGACCATTGATTTTGGCGATCCCAGGGCGGTGCTGTGCCTGAACCGGGCACTGCTGGCTCATCACTATGGGATCCAACACTGGAAAATCCCCGAAGGTTACCTGTGCCCGCCGATCCCGGGACGTGCCGACTACATTCACCATGCAGCGGATCTGCTGGCGGGCCAGCCCCAGAGCTGTGATCCTGTCAGGGTGCTGGATATAGGGACAGGGGCGAACTGCATCTATCCTATTCTTGGGACTCAAAGCTATGGCTGGCAGTGTGTGGCGAGCGATATCGACCCCATCTCAATCAAAAATGCCCGGGCGATCGTTGACGCCAATCCGGCGCTTGTGGGCAAGATTGAACTACGGCTGCAACAGCACAGCGGCTCAATTTTTAAGGGGATCATAAAGCCGGGGGAGCGCTATGCATTGACCTTGTGTAATCCACCATTTCACGCTTCCCTGGCCGAGGCGATCGCTGGCAACCGACGCAAGTGGCAAAACCTCAGTCAGGATAGAGCTGCCAAAGCCAAGCAGAAGCTGAATTTTGGCGGACAGAAGGCCGAGCTTTGGTGTCCCGGGGGAGAGCGCGCCTTTTTAATCAAGATGGCGAAAGAGAGCTGTGACTATGCCAGCCAGGTGACTTGGTTTACCACACTGGTCTCTAAGAGTGATAATGTCCGCCCCCTGAAGAGAAAGCTAACCCAGCTTGGTGTGAAGCGTCTTGAGGTGGTCAAGATGAGCCAGGGGCAGAAAATTAGTCGGATGCTGGCCTGGAGCTTTTTCAGCGCTAACTCGCCGGATTAA
- a CDS encoding class I SAM-dependent methyltransferase produces the protein MGELLSHTFESGAGFDKALAELRGRLDSFPQHRDLLEKLCQFELGRFLVEHRGIDGYWTDVVVNHPERGRVTGVNAQGEPLSLLERQILDQAPTFLATQQRYQIFRKQLQKELPKARRLLSVPSGLMSELLSLDYSGSESVQLIAVDLDSSILQRVQENAKSHGFNGELELVKADAWDFTLDQPVDLITSNGLNIYVAEDDRVEALYRQFYRVLKPRGRLVASFLTPPESWDMDKIDPEALSLQKSVFADLLGVNWQQYRSEQLTRQQLQHAGFSEIEFIYDEARMFPTVVASRLD, from the coding sequence ATGGGCGAGTTACTATCGCATACTTTTGAGAGCGGAGCCGGGTTTGATAAGGCTCTGGCTGAGCTCAGGGGGCGCCTTGACAGCTTTCCACAGCATAGGGATCTGTTAGAGAAGCTGTGTCAGTTCGAGCTGGGGCGATTTCTGGTTGAGCACCGGGGAATTGATGGTTACTGGACCGATGTTGTGGTGAACCATCCTGAGCGGGGACGAGTCACAGGTGTCAATGCTCAGGGAGAGCCACTGAGCCTTCTGGAGAGACAGATCCTGGATCAGGCGCCCACCTTTCTGGCAACTCAGCAGCGTTATCAGATCTTTCGCAAGCAGTTACAAAAAGAGTTGCCCAAGGCGCGGCGCTTATTGTCTGTACCATCAGGTCTGATGAGTGAGCTATTAAGCCTGGATTACTCCGGGAGTGAATCTGTGCAATTGATTGCGGTGGATCTGGACTCATCGATTCTGCAAAGAGTGCAGGAGAATGCTAAAAGCCATGGCTTTAATGGTGAGCTTGAGCTGGTGAAAGCCGATGCTTGGGATTTTACACTGGATCAGCCGGTCGATCTCATCACCAGTAATGGTCTGAACATCTATGTTGCAGAGGATGACAGGGTCGAGGCTCTATACCGCCAATTTTACCGGGTGCTCAAGCCTCGGGGGCGGCTGGTCGCAAGCTTCCTGACGCCGCCTGAAAGCTGGGATATGGATAAAATAGACCCAGAGGCGCTTTCACTGCAAAAAAGTGTTTTTGCTGATCTGCTCGGAGTCAACTGGCAGCAGTATCGAAGCGAGCAGTTAACCCGTCAGCAGCTGCAACATGCCGGATTTTCCGAGATTGAGTTCATCTATGATGAGGCGCGGATGTTCCCGACAGTGGTTGCGTCAAGATTGGACTAG
- a CDS encoding IS5 family transposase (programmed frameshift) — protein MKSPAHRRHDISDRVWSLIEPHILGRKGDWGKAGRDNRLFINAVFWILRTGSPWRDLPPDYGDWKNTHRRFSRWRDKGVWARLQERLIHEPDFEWLMIDASHIKVHPDASGAQGGNQDMGITKGGLNSKIHLAVDSHGMPVKCFVTSGTTADCSQALALIDGVDAEYLLADRGNALVSQAEFLGMKVVIPSRRNRKVQREHDKGLYRVRHLVENAFLHLKRWRGIATRYAKNTASFEAAVQIRCVALWAAIL, from the exons ATGAAGAGCCCAGCCCACCGACGCCATGACATATCAGACCGAGTATGGAGCCTAATCGAACCCCATATTTTGGGAAGAAAGGGTGACTGGGGAAAGGCGGGTCGAGATAACCGACTCTTTATCAATGCTGTTTTTTGGATTTTAAGGACAGGCTCTCCTTGGAGAGACCTTCCTCCCGATTATGGCGACTGGAAAAATACTCATCGACGATTTAGTCGCTGGCGTGATAAGGGAGTTTGGGCTCGCCTCCAGGAACGTTTAATCCATGAGCCAGATTTTGAGTGGCTGATGATCGACGCCAGCCATATCAAAGTTCATCCGGATGCCAGCGGTGCTCAGGGAGGTAATCAAGATATGGGGATAACAAAAGGGGGCT TAAACAGTAAAATCCACTTGGCAGTAGACTCTCATGGCATGCCTGTGAAGTGCTTTGTTACCTCAGGTACAACGGCAGACTGTTCTCAGGCCTTGGCTCTGATTGATGGTGTCGATGCTGAGTATTTACTGGCTGACAGAGGCAATGCCTTGGTCTCCCAAGCCGAGTTTCTGGGAATGAAAGTGGTTATTCCATCGAGGAGAAACCGGAAGGTGCAACGGGAGCATGATAAAGGTCTCTATAGAGTTAGGCATTTGGTAGAGAATGCCTTTCTTCATTTGAAGAGGTGGCGGGGGATCGCGACACGATATGCAAAAAATACCGCTTCATTTGAAGCGGCTGTTCAAATACGTTGTGTAGCACTATGGGCTGCTATCTTATGA
- a CDS encoding alpha-keto acid decarboxylase family protein, with translation MSKPTTVIEYVLQRIKSLGVTDIFGVPGDFVYPVCDAIIDDEELQWISCTNELNASYAADGYARTRGVGVLVSTYGAGELCTLGGLAGAHAESSQLISLTGMPGLAEQRKKLRYHHMIGDQDPDYDLFVQMTRPLTAGGDGAVVITPQNCVYETERLIAAMRYYSKPINLAFPRDVPHAPVIMPSEPLPIPLSHPTCDPQRLAWLAQEICYRLHQAKQPCVIPGYLLRRHQLVDQARVLINKTGLPFVDLFQGRGIVGMDHPNYIGSYMGQYHGWADPWVTGWVESSDCILALGTESHDFNNGFHTLAYDPRALIKIMPHSVQIGDHCYENIHMQELLTDLIDKLDLRLNSHPPLPESQTAIGSPLLSDSPLNYEALYQQIQAFIKPGDILISDTAMASMCFSARAELPAGVDLESQLSWGAIGWGTPAALGHAIAAPERRCVILAGEGGHQMTMNELGTFERYGVKPVFLVINNGGYLAERVTNRNPDEIYNDLPPWQFSELPKALGCHWLTRKISRADGVGKRFKRG, from the coding sequence ATGAGCAAGCCCACGACTGTGATTGAGTATGTTCTTCAAAGAATTAAATCCCTGGGTGTCACCGATATTTTTGGGGTTCCCGGAGACTTTGTGTACCCTGTGTGCGACGCCATCATCGATGATGAAGAGCTTCAATGGATTTCATGTACCAATGAGCTCAATGCCAGCTACGCCGCCGATGGATATGCACGGACCCGGGGCGTCGGCGTGCTGGTCTCGACCTATGGTGCCGGTGAGCTCTGTACCCTGGGTGGGCTCGCAGGGGCTCACGCAGAAAGCTCACAGCTGATCTCATTGACCGGCATGCCTGGCCTTGCTGAGCAGAGAAAAAAACTCAGGTATCATCACATGATCGGGGATCAGGATCCGGATTATGATCTGTTTGTGCAGATGACCCGACCACTGACCGCCGGAGGCGATGGGGCTGTGGTGATCACCCCACAAAACTGCGTGTATGAGACGGAGCGGCTCATTGCAGCCATGCGCTATTACTCCAAGCCTATCAACCTTGCTTTTCCCCGGGATGTGCCCCATGCCCCGGTGATTATGCCGTCTGAACCCCTGCCGATCCCCCTGAGCCATCCTACCTGTGATCCGCAAAGGTTAGCCTGGCTTGCCCAGGAGATCTGCTACCGCTTACATCAGGCGAAGCAACCCTGTGTGATCCCGGGATACCTGCTGCGACGCCATCAACTGGTTGATCAAGCCCGGGTGCTTATCAACAAAACCGGGCTTCCCTTTGTCGACCTGTTTCAGGGACGAGGTATTGTTGGTATGGATCATCCCAACTACATCGGGAGCTATATGGGGCAATATCATGGCTGGGCCGATCCCTGGGTCACAGGTTGGGTTGAAAGCAGTGACTGTATTTTGGCCCTTGGCACCGAAAGCCATGATTTTAACAATGGCTTCCATACCCTGGCTTATGATCCCCGGGCATTGATTAAGATCATGCCCCACTCGGTACAGATTGGCGATCACTGCTATGAAAACATTCATATGCAGGAGCTGCTGACAGACTTAATCGACAAGCTGGATCTGAGGTTGAACTCTCATCCCCCACTTCCGGAAAGCCAAACGGCGATCGGCTCCCCGCTACTTTCAGACTCCCCCCTGAACTATGAAGCCCTGTATCAACAGATCCAGGCATTTATCAAACCTGGAGATATCCTGATCTCGGACACTGCAATGGCCTCAATGTGTTTCTCCGCCAGGGCAGAGCTTCCGGCCGGGGTCGATCTTGAATCACAGCTCTCCTGGGGTGCAATCGGCTGGGGGACGCCAGCGGCACTGGGCCACGCAATTGCTGCGCCCGAGCGCCGCTGCGTGATACTCGCGGGTGAAGGGGGGCATCAGATGACGATGAATGAGCTTGGAACATTTGAGCGCTATGGGGTAAAGCCCGTTTTCCTGGTGATCAATAACGGTGGATACCTGGCTGAACGTGTCACCAATCGTAACCCGGATGAGATCTATAATGATCTCCCTCCCTGGCAGTTCTCAGAGCTTCCAAAGGCCCTTGGCTGCCACTGGCTTACCCGGAAGATTAGCCGAGCCGACGGAGTTGGCAAACGCTTTAAAAGAGGCTGA
- a CDS encoding MaoC family dehydratase has protein sequence MFSAYAKIDQHRYREIFGLDFEQFEKGQLFHHRPGITISQQDNVDEATDTMNSAQLHYDQHYASNTEWQHCLGVSTMTLQKVLGGSWKTFARKDRIIEFTSIAMTHPVFGGDTLYAESEILGVEECPEDECGILRVETRGTNQHGDIVTRVTYNIRIYKAGQHPYYGSLDCQLSGDKFSAYALQADGSLKESVGIYFEDLQPGELYEHAAYKLISPDEAISHAQRSLEWNPKYVDPDFYKNYLARPGESSLPPVTESYWMGAMTACTTRTLGRVVANLAWTDVKLHREVFPNEKLRVTSEIIDKRESRSRPDQGIVNVLTRCYDEAQQEVLSYRRTLLVYRKDRGPYEAAGY, from the coding sequence ATGTTTAGTGCATACGCAAAAATCGACCAACACAGATACCGGGAAATCTTTGGACTGGACTTTGAGCAGTTTGAGAAGGGACAACTGTTTCATCACAGGCCCGGGATCACCATCAGTCAGCAGGATAATGTGGATGAAGCCACAGACACCATGAACTCGGCCCAGCTCCACTATGATCAGCACTATGCTTCCAACACCGAGTGGCAGCACTGCCTGGGGGTGAGCACCATGACACTGCAAAAGGTGCTGGGTGGCAGCTGGAAGACCTTTGCCAGAAAGGATCGGATCATCGAATTTACCAGTATCGCGATGACCCATCCGGTATTCGGGGGCGACACCCTGTATGCCGAATCCGAGATCCTTGGTGTTGAGGAGTGTCCCGAAGATGAATGCGGCATCCTGCGGGTCGAGACCCGAGGCACCAATCAACACGGGGATATAGTTACCCGGGTCACTTATAACATCCGCATCTATAAAGCGGGACAGCACCCCTATTATGGCTCGCTGGATTGCCAGCTCAGCGGGGATAAGTTCTCAGCCTATGCCCTGCAGGCAGACGGCTCCCTCAAAGAGAGCGTCGGGATCTATTTTGAAGATCTTCAGCCCGGAGAGCTCTATGAGCACGCCGCCTATAAGCTCATCAGCCCCGATGAAGCGATCAGCCATGCTCAGCGCTCACTGGAGTGGAACCCCAAATATGTGGATCCTGACTTTTACAAAAACTACCTGGCCAGGCCCGGAGAAAGCAGCTTGCCACCGGTCACCGAGAGCTACTGGATGGGAGCCATGACCGCCTGTACCACCCGTACCCTGGGGCGAGTCGTAGCAAACCTCGCCTGGACCGATGTGAAACTGCACCGGGAGGTTTTCCCCAACGAGAAGCTTAGAGTCACCTCTGAGATCATCGACAAGCGAGAATCCAGATCGCGGCCCGATCAGGGTATCGTCAATGTGCTGACCCGCTGCTATGACGAAGCCCAGCAGGAGGTACTCTCCTATCGACGCACCCTGCTGGTCTACCGAAAAGATCGCGGCCCCTATGAGGCTGCAGGCTACTAA
- a CDS encoding acetyl-CoA hydrolase/transferase family protein translates to MTHYRYDQAEIPKLYQAKLMDADQAIRSLAQDVNFVTFGCYAATPVALAKAYAQAAREGYFKQVIDTYLFRCSSQVTEFFNDPEVLESIHLMLPFIGGEIGSLLKTARNHLDKVQYPEYISGHFSHMESGFLTQYGDPDLHMFQVSPMDENGYFSFGLDGSFSIPAARRAKRIVVEVNENMPRTFGDGIIHLSEIDAIVEHNSELLRLPTKAMTDNDHRIADFIIDSIPDGACIQLGIGGVPDAVGKYLLDKNDLGIHTELMCASLIDLVKNGNVTNKYKNIHRHHTVFNVAMLPDSSYYKVMDNNPSMLCYPASYVNDASVIEKIDKMISINSFVEIDLLGQVASESVAWKQITGTGGQVDFVRGASASKGGKSFLAAASTAKNGTISKIVPRLNNIVTTARTDVQHVVTEYGCVNLAGMSNVKRAKALINLAHPDFRPSLTEQAKAMGLIR, encoded by the coding sequence ATGACCCATTACAGATATGATCAAGCCGAGATCCCCAAGCTATATCAGGCCAAGCTGATGGATGCAGATCAGGCGATCCGCAGCCTGGCGCAGGATGTTAATTTTGTCACCTTTGGCTGCTATGCCGCGACCCCGGTCGCCCTGGCCAAAGCCTATGCCCAGGCCGCCAGAGAGGGATATTTTAAACAGGTGATCGATACCTATCTGTTCCGCTGCTCCTCCCAGGTGACAGAATTTTTTAATGATCCCGAGGTGCTCGAGTCAATCCACCTGATGCTACCATTCATCGGCGGTGAAATTGGCTCCCTGCTGAAAACCGCCCGCAATCACCTGGACAAGGTGCAGTATCCGGAATATATCTCCGGGCACTTTAGCCACATGGAGAGTGGTTTTCTGACCCAGTATGGCGATCCGGATCTCCACATGTTCCAGGTCTCTCCCATGGATGAGAATGGCTATTTCAGCTTTGGGCTCGATGGAAGCTTCTCGATTCCGGCAGCCCGGCGTGCCAAACGAATCGTGGTCGAAGTGAATGAAAACATGCCACGTACCTTCGGCGATGGGATCATCCATTTAAGTGAGATCGATGCCATTGTCGAGCACAATAGCGAGCTGCTTCGCCTGCCAACCAAGGCGATGACTGACAATGATCACCGGATCGCAGACTTTATCATCGACTCGATTCCGGATGGTGCCTGCATCCAGCTCGGTATCGGTGGGGTACCCGATGCGGTGGGGAAATACCTGCTGGATAAGAATGATCTGGGGATCCACACCGAGCTGATGTGTGCCTCCCTCATCGATCTGGTGAAGAACGGCAATGTCACCAACAAATACAAAAACATCCACCGCCACCACACCGTATTTAATGTTGCCATGTTGCCGGACTCATCCTACTACAAGGTGATGGACAACAATCCCTCCATGCTGTGCTACCCGGCCTCCTATGTGAATGATGCCAGTGTCATTGAGAAAATAGACAAGATGATCTCCATCAACTCATTCGTTGAGATTGACCTGCTGGGCCAGGTTGCCTCCGAGTCAGTCGCCTGGAAGCAGATCACCGGCACCGGCGGTCAGGTCGATTTTGTGCGCGGAGCCAGCGCCTCAAAGGGAGGGAAGAGCTTCCTGGCCGCCGCCTCCACCGCCAAAAATGGCACCATCTCCAAGATAGTGCCAAGACTCAATAACATAGTCACCACGGCTCGCACCGATGTGCAGCATGTGGTCACCGAATACGGCTGCGTCAATTTAGCCGGCATGTCCAACGTCAAGCGGGCGAAGGCCCTCATCAACCTGGCTCATCCGGATTTTCGCCCCTCACTCACCGAGCAGGCAAAAGCCATGGGACTCATTCGCTAG
- a CDS encoding HpcH/HpaI aldolase/citrate lyase family protein — protein sequence MKQLRPELCSTLLFTPANRPERFTKAGQCSDAQMVVLDLEDAVALDEKDGARHTLIEYLRQWGRIPADHPMITAIRINPISTRAGLKDISALVEQELAPDTIFLPKVQNLQEIELYSELLNQGRHTPITFIAAIETAVGLQNAHEIASHPSVAALGFGGADLAADLGVELSLENTQSYRARIVQAARFAGKVAWDVPYLDFKDQAGLIAETKKVKAMGYSAKIAIHPAQLTPIAEVFSPTNEEISEAQSILKIFKEAQGSACQYRGKMLDVPVVKKSQDLLDRLNLAY from the coding sequence ATGAAACAGCTAAGACCCGAACTGTGCAGCACCCTGTTGTTTACCCCGGCCAATCGCCCCGAGCGTTTTACCAAAGCAGGTCAGTGCAGTGATGCCCAGATGGTGGTACTGGATCTTGAGGATGCGGTGGCCCTGGATGAGAAAGACGGCGCCCGCCACACCCTCATCGAATACCTGAGACAGTGGGGCAGGATCCCCGCCGACCACCCCATGATCACCGCCATCCGGATCAACCCTATCAGCACCCGGGCAGGCCTTAAGGATATTAGCGCGCTGGTCGAACAGGAGCTGGCTCCCGATACCATCTTTTTACCCAAGGTGCAGAACCTCCAGGAGATCGAGCTCTACAGCGAGCTGCTGAACCAGGGCCGGCACACTCCCATCACTTTTATCGCAGCCATAGAAACCGCGGTCGGTCTGCAGAATGCCCATGAGATCGCATCTCACCCGAGTGTCGCGGCCCTTGGTTTCGGCGGGGCCGATCTGGCCGCCGATCTCGGGGTTGAGCTCAGCCTCGAAAACACCCAAAGCTATCGGGCCAGAATCGTCCAGGCCGCGCGCTTTGCCGGGAAAGTCGCCTGGGATGTGCCCTACTTAGATTTTAAAGATCAAGCCGGACTGATTGCCGAAACCAAAAAAGTGAAAGCGATGGGCTACAGCGCCAAGATCGCTATTCATCCGGCCCAGCTCACACCGATTGCCGAGGTGTTCTCTCCCACCAACGAGGAGATCTCTGAAGCACAATCGATCCTCAAAATTTTCAAAGAGGCCCAAGGCTCTGCCTGCCAGTACCGCGGCAAGATGCTCGATGTGCCTGTCGTCAAAAAAAGTCAGGATCTTCTGGATAGATTAAACCTTGCCTACTAA
- a CDS encoding LysR family transcriptional regulator: protein MQSVESLHYFIAVVKWGGFSAAANQLNCATSTVSRHVQQLEEELKTPLFIRHTRKLALTEEGQLVYDRGLDICSQLEDLENSLAYRHQEIRGMVRISAPHWFTANLIAPLLPELHQKWPQLKIYINHGDEYRDPFLAEHDIYFCVARPVDSSLIMRPVSYPEFWLCASPEYLKSAPGLNSPDDLKQHSLLGLERNKQLVDWFFNSADGEHRVSIDTSHAWFACNSYTARYQACLNHGGVALIPKAMAQEAVRAGLLRRLLVNFQCSTMDEQNALYIVYTKESSRRPRVKAVIDELMQSLHS, encoded by the coding sequence ATGCAATCGGTCGAGTCTCTTCATTACTTTATCGCCGTGGTTAAATGGGGCGGCTTTTCGGCAGCGGCGAATCAGCTGAACTGTGCGACCTCAACGGTTTCGCGGCATGTGCAGCAACTCGAAGAGGAGCTAAAAACGCCGCTGTTTATTCGTCATACCCGTAAGCTGGCTCTTACCGAAGAGGGGCAGCTGGTGTATGACAGGGGTCTTGATATCTGCTCACAGCTTGAGGATCTTGAAAACTCCCTGGCCTACCGTCATCAGGAGATCCGGGGGATGGTGAGGATCAGTGCCCCCCACTGGTTTACCGCCAATCTGATTGCACCGCTCCTGCCAGAGCTGCATCAAAAGTGGCCGCAGCTTAAGATCTATATCAACCATGGGGATGAATATCGCGATCCCTTTCTGGCGGAGCATGATATCTACTTTTGTGTCGCAAGACCGGTGGACTCCTCCCTTATCATGCGTCCGGTCAGCTACCCTGAGTTCTGGCTCTGTGCCTCTCCAGAATACCTTAAATCGGCACCCGGGCTGAATAGCCCGGATGATCTTAAACAGCATAGCTTGCTGGGGCTGGAGCGAAACAAGCAGCTGGTGGATTGGTTCTTTAATAGTGCAGATGGGGAGCACAGGGTCAGCATAGATACATCCCACGCCTGGTTTGCCTGTAATAGCTACACCGCGCGCTATCAGGCGTGCCTGAACCATGGCGGAGTGGCCTTGATCCCTAAAGCCATGGCACAAGAGGCGGTCAGAGCAGGGTTGCTGCGCCGTTTATTGGTGAACTTCCAGTGTTCGACCATGGATGAGCAAAATGCCCTGTATATCGTATACACAAAGGAGAGCTCACGCAGACCTCGCGTCAAGGCGGTGATCGATGAGTTGATGCAATCTCTGCATTCATAA